The genomic DNA GATCCCCAGTGCCAGGTGTGCGCGACCTTCCTCGACAATGCCCAGCTGCTCGCGGACCAGGGCGGCTACCTGGTCGACGGCGATTTCGAGGTGCATTCGGCGAGCTTCGAGGGCACCGGGGAGCCGCCCGCGAGCGGAGAGGTCACCGCGGACTTCACCCAGGAGGCCAGCGTTCTGGTCGATGACCCGAACCTGCAGGCGAGCCGCCTCGACGAGGTCTCCGGTCAGCTGGTCGCCCAGATCGCCTGGGACGGCGACCGCTGGCGCGTGACCGATATGAGCATCGCCCCGGAGGGCGGCGGTACCGGCGGCGGGGCCTCCGACGCCGGAGGCGCGGCAGGCTGAGCGCCGGCAGGGCCGCTGAAGCAGGCAAGGGCGGACGTGCGCGACTGATCCAGCAGGTGGTGCCGCGGGTCAGGGCAGGCCAGGCAGGTGCCGGGCGGCGTCGGCGGGGTCCCCGCTGAGCTCCCGGACCGGTGCCGCGGCCATCGAGCGGGCGAGGGGGACGGCTCCCGCGGCCTCGGCCGCCCGGGCGATCTGTGCGGCGACCTGCTCCGGTGCCGTGGATCCGACGCCGACGAACCACACCCAGCGACCGTCGACCGACCGCGGCGGCGGGTCCTGCAGGGACGCGATCACCGCGCGACGGCGGCGGGCCTCGGCCGCGGAGGGGCCGACCAGGTGGAGGCCGCGGCGGGTCCAGGCCGAGCGCCGCACCGTGGACTGCGGGAAGCCGCCGGTCCCGGTCTCGCGTCCGTAGCGGCGCGCTCCGGTGACGGGGACCAGGCTGCCGGGGACGATCTGGTCGTAGCGGACCGCGTAGGGGCGCATACCGGGGGCGACCGAGCCGACCAGCAGTCCCCGCTCGCACACCACGAGCCGTTCCCCGCTGACGAGCACCAGGATCGCCGCGGCCAGCAGCGCGAACACGACCGTCGGGGCCAGCGCGAGCACCGGGGACTCCCCCGGCGCGATCAGGGTGAGCCCGGAGAAGAGTGCCCAGACCAGCACGAACAGGCCGATGACCACCGGGCCTGGACGGTCGGCGTGGACGGCGAGCACCGCGCCGAGCTCGTCCTGATGACGGCGCGCAGCGGAGCGCGCGCTCACTGCGGCGCGGCCGGGTCGGCCTCGGGAGCGGTGCCGGCGACCACGTCCTCGAGGATCGCCGTCAGGGACTGCCGGGAGACGGCGCCGACCCGTTGGACGGCCTCGTCGCCCTCCGCGTCGGTCTCCATCAGCTCGACCGCCTCGGGAGTGGCCAGGAGGGTGAAGCCCGCCGGGTCCCCGGCCTCGCGGTGCAGGACGAGGACGGTGGTGACGGCACGTGCCCCGGCCAGGCGGGCAGCCGTCGGACTCTCGCCGAACTGCGCGGCGGGGACCTCCTCGACCTCCCCGTCTGCCTCGCCGATCCCACCGATCGGGTCGACGAAAGCGATCAGCTGCTCCGCCAGGACGTCGCCCTCCAGCAGGAAGAACAGGTGGAAGCCGTCGGCGTCGAAGGCCTCCCACAGCACGCGCACGCCGCCGTCGACGTGGAAGACGTAGAAGTAGCCGTAGGCGGTGCCCCGTTCCGTGCGGCGCTCGGCGATGATCACCGCGTCCGAGGTGCGGCGCAGGACTGCCACCCCCTGGAGCTCGGGGACGGCGAGCATCCGTGCCGGCTCGTGGCTGCCCTCCTCGTACCGTCGGGGGTCCACGACGGTGCTCGAGGCGACGATGCCGCGCGCCATCATCGAGCGCATCGCGGCGCTGGTGGCGAGGGCACGATCGGCCTGCTGCACCGCGCTCTCGGAGAGCCAGGGGGTCGGCGTCAGCGACTCGTGCTGCAGGCCGTCGAGGGCAGTGAGCTCCTCATCGGTGAGGGTGACGATCTCGGTGACCGGCTCGGTGAGGGGCCGGCTGAGCAGTTCGGTCGCGATCCGGACGTCGTCGGCGGAGAAGCTCGGCGCGCTCGAACCCTGCTGCGGTGCGGAAGTCATGGTCGAAGACTACGCAGAAGGTCGAGGGCACGCACCCCGGCGCGGACCCTCCGGCTCCCGTGCCGGGGGCCGCCGCCCGGGTGATGGAACTCGTGGTCCTCGGCTCAGAAGATCCCGCCGACGAAGTCGCCGACCGCATCGGTCGCGTCTCCGACCGCGTCCCCCACGGCGTCGGCCGCTTCGCCGACGGCGTCACCCGCGTCGCTGGCGAAGTCGCCGACGGCACCGGCGGCGTCCCCGGCGAAGGAGGTGATCGAGTCCCAGTTGTCGTAGATCGCATTGCCTGCCGCCCACAGTCCGGCGCCGATGCCCGCGGCGGCGACGACGCCCAGTCCGACCGGTCCGAGGGCCGCGCCCGCGCCGAGTGCGACGGCGAGCCCGCCGGCGCCGCTGACGACGCTGAGCCCACCCGCGACGCGATCGCCGACGCCCCGCCACCCGTCGTGCGGCGGGTTGACCATGTCGCTGATCCCGCTGGCGATGCTGAACACGCCGCCGGCGCCGCCGAGGAAGCGCCCTGCGGTGCCGAGCTTGCCGAGCATCCCCGCGGCGTCGTCGACCATCCCGGAGCGGATGAAGGTCTGGGCGGATCGGGCGGCGTCCCCCGCCGTGTTCATCGCCTGGCGCAGTGCGACCAGGTTGCGCCCCTGCTTGATGCCCTCCCAGACGGAGAGGCCGGCCAGGGTGGTGGTGAGCCCGGTGCTGAGCACGCTGGTCAGAGGGTTGGCCAGCAGGTCGGAGAGGGCGTCGCCGAAGGAGCCGTCGCCGCCGCCTCCGCCGCCCTCGCCACCGGGCTCGCTGACCTGGTCCTGCTCCTCGGCGTGCTGCTCCAGGTCCGTGCGTCGGGCGTCGAGGTCGGCGGCGGCCCGGTCGAACAGTCCGGAGACGCGCCCGGTGAAGTCATCGCGGAAGGTGTCGGCGTCAGGGCCGACCCATTCGACGGAGGAGACCTGCGAGGAGAGGGTGTCACGGAGATCCTCGAGCCGCCCCGAACCCGTCCGGATCCGGTCGGCGTGCTCGCGAAGCGCCTCGGTGTCCGCGCCGAAGAAGCCGCTCATCCCTGTCCCCTGACCGCTCGGGTCCGCGCTCGCGGACGCTCTGATGCGTCCTGACCCTAGTGCGCTCCGCGCCGCGGGACCATGGGGAGCACTCCCCATGGTTCCGGGGCGCTCCGATCGGGCACGCAGCGCGCGGTGATCCGCTCGGGTGATCGGTCCGCTCAGGCCTCCGTCGGCCGGTAGAGGAACCAGTCGGTGCGGTACGGGAGACCGACGACGTCGCCGCGGGCGTGCCCGAGGTGCTCGTGCAGGTACCAGTCGAGGTTGGCGAGCACTGCATCGCGGCGCTCCTCGGTCGCCGTGAGGACGTAACTGCGGGTGCGGGCGAGGTCGATGATGTCCTGGGTGGGCATCGGGTCCTGCCACTCGTGCACGCCGCGTGCGAGCAGGGTGAGGCCGGGGCCGACGGTGGGCAGGAAATCCTCGCGATGGATGTCACCGGCGTGCATGATCCGCGAGAGGCGGTGCACCCACGGGATCGTCACGTCGAGCATGTTCCACACCAGCGCGAGGACGCCACCCGGCGCCAGCAGTCGCGTGACCTCCTCGGAGGCCGCACTCGCGTCGAACCAGTGCCAGGCCTGGGCGACGGTGACCAGCTCGGCCGAGGCGGCGGGGAGGCCGGTGTCCTCGGCCGAGGCGCGGTGAGTGGCGAGGAGACCGGGCGTCGAGTTCGGGCCCGCGGCAGGCGTCGGGACGCGGCGCAGAGCGGCCGCGAGCATGGCGCGGCTGGTGTCCACGGCCGTGACGTCGAGGCCGCGCTCCACCAGCGCCCAGGAGAGCTTCCCGGTGCCTGCGCCGAGGTCGATCGCGCGGGGACGCGGGGGCAGAGCGACGTCCGTGGGCGCTGTGGGGTCGACGTCGTGCACGGTCGCGCCGTCGTCGGCCCGCTCCCCTGGCAGCCGGGCCAGGATCGCCTCGAGCACGGGCCCCGGGTACCCCGGACGCAGGCGGTCGTAGTCCGCGCCCTGGTCGTGGAAGGCCGCGGCCAGCGCCCCCTTCCGCTCGACGCTGCCGAAGCGGGGCTCGTCGCGCGCCGAGATCGGAGGGACCGGCGGGTGCGTCCGATCGGGAGGGGTCGAGGAGTCTGGCACAGGAAGATCCTAGAACCCCGCACCACGGCCCCGGCCGTCTCCTGCTCACCGCGGCTCAGTACGTGGGGGTCGGGATCTCGCCGGCGATGACCCGCACGAGGATCGGGAACGCGGCCCCGGGCAGGAGCAGCCCTCGAGCCCTCCGCTCGCCGTCCGCGCCCGAAGAAGGTCCCGGACCCACGGGGCCTCGCCGCTCAGCGCGACCGGCGGTGAGCCACCCAGGAGCGGTGCAGTCCAGCGTAGATGCCGCCGGTGAGCTCGACCAGCTCGTCATGGGTGCCGTGCTCGACGAGGTCGCCGTGGTCGAGCACCATGATCCGGTCCGCCCGCTCCGCGGTGGAGAGCCGATGGGCGATGGTGATCGTGGTGCGGCCGCGGGCGAGGCCGTCGATCGCCTGCTGGAGCCGCACGTCGGCCGCCGGGTCCACGGCGCTGGTGGCCTCGTCGAGCACGATCACGTCGGGATCGGCGAGGTAGGCGCGAGCCAGCGCCACCAGCTGCCGCTCCCCCGCGCTCAGGGACTCGCCGCGCTGGCCGACGGGGGTGTCCAGGCCCTCGGGCAGCTCGTCGGCCCAGGTGCCCAGTCCCAGCTCGTCCAGGGCGCGACGCATGTCCGCCGCGGTGGCGTCGGGGGCGCCGTAGGCCAGGTTGCCGGCGACCGTGGTGTCGAAGAGGAACCCCTCCTGCGGCACCATGATCACGCGCGAGCGCAGCGAGGAGTACGGGATCAGGTGCAGCGGGATCCCGCCGATCGAGAGCTCGCCGCCGGCCGGGTCCATCATGCGGGTCAGCAGCTTGGCGAAGGTGGTCTTGCCGCTGCCCGTCTCCCCGACGATCGCGATGCGGCTGCGGGCGGGGATGTCGACGCTGATGCCGTGCAGCACCTCGGGCCCGGTCGGGTAGGAATAGCGCAGGTCGCGGATCTCGATGTCCAGCAGGCCCTCCGGCAGCGGCGTCGCGCCGGCCACGGGCGCGGAGCGGATGCCGGTGCGGGGGTCCAGAGCCCCGCCGGGATCGGCGACGTCGGCCGGGGTGTCGAGCACGCCGAGCACGCGCCGCCAGCCGGCCACGGCGTTCTGCGCCTGCATCAGCATCTCGATGCCCATGCGCACGGGCTGGCTGAACAGGGAGACCAGGAAGACGAAGGCGATCACGCCGCCGGCGGTGAGGTCCGCGCCCGACAGCGAGATCCCCAGCGCCTCGGTGCCCAGCAGGATGCCGACCACGACGACGACGGCGGTGGCCAGCCCGTCGGCGGTCTCCGAGAGGAAGAAGGAGGCCGACTGGGGTTTCAGCACGGAGAACTGGGCGTCGCGCACGTCGCGGACGCGAGCGGTCTGGGTGCCACGGGTGCGGGCCTCGACGCCGTAGGCGCGCACGGTGGCGGAGCCGACCAGGGCCTCCGAGACGGCGCCGAGCATCCGCCCGACCTCGGTGCGCACCTGCTGGAAGCGGACCCGGATGCGGCGCTGCAGCGTGCCCATGACCAGCAGGATCGGCAAGTAGCAGATCCACACCACGATCGCCAGCGGCCAGGAGTAGAAGACCATCACCGCGGTGGCGAGGACGAGCTGCATGCTCATCACCACCAGCATGATGCCGCCGAAGCTCATGAACTGGCTGACGGTGTCGACGTCGCTGGTCACGCGGGAGACCAGGGCGCCACGCTGCTCGGTGCCCTGGGTGAGCAGGGACAGGTCGTGGATGTGGCGGAACGCGCGCTTGCGCAGGGTCGCCAGCGAGGTCTCGGCCAGGCGGAACAGTCGCCGGTTCATGACGATGTTGCAGGTCGCCGTGGCCAGCAGCACGAAGGCCGCCAGTCCCGCGGCACCGGCGACGAAGGCGACGTCCGGCGTCTCGGGCGCGATGATGCCGCGGTCGAGGATGGCCTGCACCGCGATCGGGACCACCACCTTGCCGGCGGTGGCGATGACGGCGAGCAGGATCGTGATCCACAGGCCGTGCAGGGCGTCGGGGGTCAGCGAGAGCCCGCGGCGGACGGTGTGCAGGGCGGACTCGTCGGTCGCGACCTCGGTGCCCAGTCGTGAGGAGTCGCGGGCGGGAGCGGCGGTCATCGGCCCTCCTCCCGCTCGTCGTCGGCTCTTTCCTCTCGGTCTTCCTCTCGGTCGGCCTCGCAGTCGTCGGCCACGGCGGTGTCGTCCTCGTGGCGGTAGCGGCTGGTGCCGTGGCGTTCGACCGCGTCGGCGACGGTGCGGGCACGCTCGGCGGGCACCGCGACCGAGGGGTCGGGGCCGTCGCTGGGCTGCGGGCCGGAGGACTCCAGCAGGTTGTGGCTGATCGCGGCCTCGTCGTAGGCATCGACCAGGGAGCGGTAGCGCGCGTCGGCCTGGCGCAGGTGCTCGTGGGTGCCGGCGGCGGCGACGTGGCCGTGGTCGAGGAAGACGATCTGGTCCGCGAGGGAGATCGTGGACTTGCGGTAGGCGATCAGCAGCAGCGTGGAGGCGGTCATCTCGCGGCGGATGCCGTCGAGGATCGCCAGCTCCACGCTCGGGTCACAGGCGCTGGTCGCGTCGTCGAGGATCAGCAGGCGCGGTCGGCGCGCGAGTGCACGGGCCAGGGCGATGCGTTGGCGCTGGCCGCCGGACAGCGAACCGCCGCGCTCCCCCAGCTGGGTGTCCAGCCCGTCGGTCAGGGTATCGACGAAGGCTTCGGCCTGGGCCACCCGCAGGGCCCAGCGGACGGTCTCCTCGTCGATGTCGTCACCGAGGGTGACGTTCCAGCGCACCGTCTCGTCGAACACGAAGGCCTGCTGCAGCACGAGGGCGACATCGGCGGTCAGGGCGTCGGCCGTCAGGGAGCGCAGGTCCGCGCCGTCGAGGCGGACCGCACCGGAGGTGGGGTGGACGAGGCCCGCCGTGAGCAGGGCGAGCGTTGACTTGCCGGAGCCGGTGGCGCCGACGACTGCGAGCACGCGGGTGCCGCCCTCGGGATCGGCGCGCAGGGTGACCTCGTGCAGCGCCTCGGAGGTGCGCACGTGGTCCTCGGTGCTCGTCCCGCGGCCCAGGATGACCTCGGCGGGGTCGTCGCGGTAGATGAAGGAGACCTCGTCCAGGGCGAGCACGCCGGGCCCGTCGGGCAGCGGGTCGGGACCGTAGGTGCGCTCCTCGGTGACGTCGAGGATCTGCTGGACGCGACCGCCGCCGACCACGGTGCGGGAGAGGTCCCCGAGCACCCACCCGAAGGAGCGGATCGGCAGTGACATCAGCGTGAACAGGTAGGACACCTCGACCAGCTGCCCGGTGGTCAGGTGGCCGTCGCCGATGCGCCAGGCGCCGAGCACCGCGACGGCGAGGATGCCGAGGTTGGGCAGGGCGTCGATCATCGGGTCGAACCAGCCGCGCACGTAGCCGAAGCGGATGCCGGCCTCGCGCAGGTCGTCGGCCGCCCGGTCGAACCGCTCCTCCTCGACGTCCTCGCGGCCCAGGGACTTCACCACGTTCGCGCCGTCGAAGGACTCGTGGGCGATCTCGGCGACTTCGGCGCGCAGCTGCTGGGAGCGGACGGCGATCGGGGTCGCGAACCGTTGCAGCAGCACGTTGAGGATGATCAGCAGCACGATCAGCGCGAGCATGACCAGCAGGATCACGGGATCGATGCGGGCGACGACGATCGTGGCGTACACCAGCATCACGATCGTGGACAGCGCGAAGGGGAACGGCGCCATCGCGAAGAACGTTGCCTCGACGTCGGAGTACACCGAACTCAGCAGCGTGCCGGTGGACTGGCGGCGGTGCCACAGCAGCGGCACCTTCGCGTACACCGCGGCCAGGCGCTCGCGGTAGAGGCCGAACAGGTCGAACTGGGCGGCGGCGGCGAACACGCGGCGTGCCATCACCGAGACGGCGCGGACCACGGCGATGCCGAGGATGGCGAGGCCGCCGGCGAGGACCAGGCCGACCTCCGGGGCGCCGCGGAGGAAGGACGGGACGATGACGTCCTCGGTGACGCGACCGATGATCGAGGACGTGGCGATCTGCAGCAGCGCGAAGGCGGTGG from Brachybacterium sacelli includes the following:
- a CDS encoding ABC transporter ATP-binding protein, which produces MTAAPARDSSRLGTEVATDESALHTVRRGLSLTPDALHGLWITILLAVIATAGKVVVPIAVQAILDRGIIAPETPDVAFVAGAAGLAAFVLLATATCNIVMNRRLFRLAETSLATLRKRAFRHIHDLSLLTQGTEQRGALVSRVTSDVDTVSQFMSFGGIMLVVMSMQLVLATAVMVFYSWPLAIVVWICYLPILLVMGTLQRRIRVRFQQVRTEVGRMLGAVSEALVGSATVRAYGVEARTRGTQTARVRDVRDAQFSVLKPQSASFFLSETADGLATAVVVVVGILLGTEALGISLSGADLTAGGVIAFVFLVSLFSQPVRMGIEMLMQAQNAVAGWRRVLGVLDTPADVADPGGALDPRTGIRSAPVAGATPLPEGLLDIEIRDLRYSYPTGPEVLHGISVDIPARSRIAIVGETGSGKTTFAKLLTRMMDPAGGELSIGGIPLHLIPYSSLRSRVIMVPQEGFLFDTTVAGNLAYGAPDATAADMRRALDELGLGTWADELPEGLDTPVGQRGESLSAGERQLVALARAYLADPDVIVLDEATSAVDPAADVRLQQAIDGLARGRTTITIAHRLSTAERADRIMVLDHGDLVEHGTHDELVELTGGIYAGLHRSWVAHRRSR
- a CDS encoding class I SAM-dependent methyltransferase codes for the protein MPDSSTPPDRTHPPVPPISARDEPRFGSVERKGALAAAFHDQGADYDRLRPGYPGPVLEAILARLPGERADDGATVHDVDPTAPTDVALPPRPRAIDLGAGTGKLSWALVERGLDVTAVDTSRAMLAAALRRVPTPAAGPNSTPGLLATHRASAEDTGLPAASAELVTVAQAWHWFDASAASEEVTRLLAPGGVLALVWNMLDVTIPWVHRLSRIMHAGDIHREDFLPTVGPGLTLLARGVHEWQDPMPTQDIIDLARTRSYVLTATEERRDAVLANLDWYLHEHLGHARGDVVGLPYRTDWFLYRPTEA
- a CDS encoding ABC transporter ATP-binding protein produces the protein MTAPTPPSDSTRSDPAATTTADPSSRTAPPPPSPASARPVTNLDRPHPAVLVPGLKRLLTGAREQRTWFILAVLGATAFALLQIATSSIIGRVTEDVIVPSFLRGAPEVGLVLAGGLAILGIAVVRAVSVMARRVFAAAAQFDLFGLYRERLAAVYAKVPLLWHRRQSTGTLLSSVYSDVEATFFAMAPFPFALSTIVMLVYATIVVARIDPVILLVMLALIVLLIILNVLLQRFATPIAVRSQQLRAEVAEIAHESFDGANVVKSLGREDVEEERFDRAADDLREAGIRFGYVRGWFDPMIDALPNLGILAVAVLGAWRIGDGHLTTGQLVEVSYLFTLMSLPIRSFGWVLGDLSRTVVGGGRVQQILDVTEERTYGPDPLPDGPGVLALDEVSFIYRDDPAEVILGRGTSTEDHVRTSEALHEVTLRADPEGGTRVLAVVGATGSGKSTLALLTAGLVHPTSGAVRLDGADLRSLTADALTADVALVLQQAFVFDETVRWNVTLGDDIDEETVRWALRVAQAEAFVDTLTDGLDTQLGERGGSLSGGQRQRIALARALARRPRLLILDDATSACDPSVELAILDGIRREMTASTLLLIAYRKSTISLADQIVFLDHGHVAAAGTHEHLRQADARYRSLVDAYDEAAISHNLLESSGPQPSDGPDPSVAVPAERARTVADAVERHGTSRYRHEDDTAVADDCEADREEDREERADDEREEGR
- a CDS encoding WXG100 family type VII secretion target; the protein is MSGFFGADTEALREHADRIRTGSGRLEDLRDTLSSQVSSVEWVGPDADTFRDDFTGRVSGLFDRAAADLDARRTDLEQHAEEQDQVSEPGGEGGGGGGDGSFGDALSDLLANPLTSVLSTGLTTTLAGLSVWEGIKQGRNLVALRQAMNTAGDAARSAQTFIRSGMVDDAAGMLGKLGTAGRFLGGAGGVFSIASGISDMVNPPHDGWRGVGDRVAGGLSVVSGAGGLAVALGAGAALGPVGLGVVAAAGIGAGLWAAGNAIYDNWDSITSFAGDAAGAVGDFASDAGDAVGEAADAVGDAVGDATDAVGDFVGGIF